The genome window atagaCCTTTTTGGAGTGCAAAAATACATGTACCTGACCCCATTTAGGTTTttccgatcccatttagttaggataaggctgagttgttgttgttgttgttggaagTCAAGTATGCTCAAAGATTGACAAAATAATTCAGCAGAAAGAACaggaaaaagtaaaagaagaatTCAATAGACCTTATACTAGAAGCATTGCCAGCAGTAACGGTGCCTCCATCCTCCTTGAAACTTGGTCTGAGCTTCCCCAGTTTAACAGGATCAAACTGGAAGGATACAAGGGCACTAGATCAGATCTATTAATAGAGAAGCCGGCACAAATAAAGCAAAACCACTAAATTCCATACATATATGTGCTTGCTTATATTTCAAATGTTACATAAGCATACAGGAACAATAtagaaaataaggaaacaaaCTGAGACAACTATGCTCTCTTAAttattggaatcttttaatttggttaTATACATCCAGAATGATCTATGTAGTTTCCTGGCTGACAAAGTGCTATTTTACTTGGGAAGGTGGAAGTACAAGATCAAATATATTTCGATCTGGTATGTAACAATGGCAAGAGGAAGCAACTATGAGTAGTATAAATGTTAGTGTAACAAATCTGAACCTATCAAACCAGAACCTATagaggtagaagaagagaacagagagaaagagagagggatgaTGGAGAAGTTGCTGAACTCACGGTAGATTCAAACTGTATGTCTATCATGGGTTGTTCCTCTTATTTATAACAATCTGTATAACCTACAATCAcaatcaaaataggaaacctAGTCTACTTAGTCTAACCTAGTGACACAACCAACTCCTACTAACAATAAAACGTAAAACATAACAGGAAACCACAATggggacactccccctatcgGTTGGTACATATCTTAACAGTTAGGatgaaagataatgaaaaacagAGAAGCATTagaagtaaaaggaaagaatcaaaatcaaattaattcacccaaaaaaaaaaaaaaaaaacgtaaaaGTGAACCCAATTGCTCCTTGTCCCCAGACAAAATAAATCAACattgattgaaaataaaatcgTCTTCTCTTTTTGCAACGTTGATTAAAACTTACATTCATATCTCAATCACCTTATCTTTTTGAAACATTGATTGGAGGAAAATTTGGTACAGAAAAGACAACAGGTTAAACTATCCAGGAAATGTGATAATACCTTCCTAGAGTAAACTACTTCTGCATGATCTGATGCAAGAACTTAAAGCTACGACTGTATACACTCTAATGCTGTGTTTGGTTTCTTTCCCTCACAATGCAGGAAAAGAATTTCAGGACAAAAAATGGGACATATGATCATTTTGATTGCATAAGTGGAAGAAAACATGGAGAAAAAATAACTGCTTTTAGCAAAGATAATCCCTAGTTTTGAGTCTCACCCATTTCACGcaaagacaaagaaaagaatactGAGAGAAAACTAGTTATACCTGacttctctctcactctcacaaGGTGGGGAATAACTAACTAGAATTCTTGGACAACCAAACAACAATGATGGATTTTGTCATataatttcttgattttctcaGTGCAACCAAACAGGTAGttaaaggaattttttttatttccatttccccatccattatttttcttttccttttcttcatccAAGAAAGCAACTGAACACAGCCTAAAAGGTAAGGATACAAAACAACATAATTAGCATAATCTATGttcagagaaggagagaaaaatccCCATACATTTACTCTAAAAATATAATTTCATGAGAATAAATTCTCTTTATGGTTCTACCTTTCCTAGACCTTCATCCATATTAACAATAATGAAAGGTTTTCCCCTCCCTGCAGAAACTTCAACCTGCATTGTCATCATCATGGTAAATATTTACAATTAActacaaacacaaaaaaattacTTCAATTTTGCATAGGAAACCAACCGGGACTATTTCCCATGATAATGCCCCACTATTTTGAGCAGCAATACCACGCTCAAAGCTCTGAATAGCATATAGATCCTGCATCATCAGATACTAGGTACTGAATCAAAAGGCATCAAGGCAAGACAACAACATAATTAATATACAAAGGTTCCTACAGCcccgcaaaaaaaaaagaagaagaaaaaaaggaagcaaattGATGAAGTCAAAAGGATAAATCAATTAGTAGTTAAAAATAAGGGGtgaaacaaaataacaaaaaacagcACCGTATTTTTATGGGGTTGGGGtgttgagagaaaaaaaaaaaaggccgtacctagtgcacaaggctcccaccactacGGGGTCTGGgcagggtcataatgtacgcaaccttaccccagcttcgcagagaggctgtttcctgacaccacagtggcgggagccttgaTATTTGACATATTATGCATGGTCGGACAACAGATTCCGTGACCACTGAAAGCAATAAGCAATGGacaaaaaaagtgacaaaagaaaaaaaagaaaagaagcaaagagAAAAAGCTCCATGAACATAGCGACAGAAACCAGAAAATTTCTCTTAAAAACTTGAGATTTGACCCAATTGGCTGAGGTctcaaagaaaattttcatctgCATACATAGCATTAGATAAGTACCTGCTCATTTCTAGTTATAGTATGCTGATCTGCACATATTTCTGCACAGACACCCATTCCAAAATCATTATATACATCCCATAGACCATCTTTAAGCATCCCATCAACAATAGTATCATGACCCAGTCGGGACCCCTTCCTGTTGATATACAAAGGCTTAGAGAATGTTACAATAATCATTGATTTCTATTTATCAACTTCATTAAcactattttgtaattttttttttttttttttttttgggggggggggggttggggtggtGGAATTGTGTTGTAAGTTAAGACTACATATATAATTAGCAAGTCAGCAGTCCCACACAAATTGATTCAGTCTACTTCGGTACGAAGTTTCAAAAATGACCACGGCATAAACACAACTAAAAGTGCTCAACCCAGTGGACCTAAACATCATGCTGAAAAGGAAGCAAAGAACTTTCAATTCAGTTCAGCTTCAACAAAGAAAGTCTCATTGCTACTATTCTCCTTTCAACCACTTGAAGAAATTAAATGAAGGGAGACGAAGGAAATCATCTGGTTCCAAGTAATAAGTCATAACTTtcattttcactttcatcttgaGCATGATATCTGGCTTAAGTTTAGATTGCATCAAGAAAAACTGCTTATTAAAATCCTATTAGATACATCATTATTTAGATAATCCACGTCTATACTTCTTCACAATCACTGAATCACAAGCTGCTGGAATGTGATACTTCAGTTACTATACCATCTTGTTTATCACATCTTATCCATTTCCCCCAACCTCCCTTCAAAACCCACATTTTAATTCACCAACACAAACCTTGAAAAAAATTCAGAGGAAAAGGAGAACGCAAGATGAAAATACAATGGATCAGTTATAAACTACAAAATGGCACAAACCTTGACTCTGCTAAATATTTAGGAGCATTAGACATGCTTTCCATGCCACCAGCCACAACAACATCATTGATACCCAACTGGATGCTCTGTGCTGCAAGCATTGTAGCTGAGatgccaacaaaaaaaaaatccatgtttTTCATCGTTGCATTGTCTTCTTAAGAGGAAACACTGCTTTCTAGGGATATGGAGATCTCACCCTTCATCCCTGAGGAGCAGACCTTGTTAATAGTGGTGCAGATGACTGACTTAAGCAAACCTGCCCCTAATGCAGCTTGTCTGGCAGGAGCCTGTCCTAAATTTGCACTAAGAACATTTCCAAAGAAAACCTCTTGGACTAGTGATGGGTCAACATTTGCCCTCTTAAGAGCACCTACAAATTGAAAAGACCATGTCATTTCAAAAACCACAAACTATTCCCCTAAAAGAACACAAATCACTACGCATTAGACCAATCCGACAGAATatgagataaaaataaaaaataaaaaatattacgAACACAAATACCTTGCCTATCTAACATAATTATGAACTTAAATATATCAGCAGAGGCAACTGACCGATGTACCGTCAACAGGATAGATTGTAAACTTACATTCAATGGCTATAGATCCAAGTTTGGTGGCTGATAGAGATGAAAGGGAACCAAGAAATCCACCCATTGGCGTACGTGCAACACCAACAACACAAACATCTGTCCCAAATAATCCAAGAACACAAGGCACAAGAAAAATCTTATAGGATAGTACATGAGCGAATAAAACTAAATTATGAAATCAAATGGCTTGTCCCCCTATCACCATATATACAataacaacaaagccttatcccaactaaatggggtcggcctCCCTATCACTGCCTATAATTCAAGTCAAACAGCCCAAAACCAATTATTAAACCACCAAGCCTGAAATTATCTAAAAGAGATGTTgtcaaaagcaaaaacaatgcACTAAACCAAGAAATGGAAGAATTCATTGTTGCCTCCTTTGCACATCATATTCAGAAGAGCATTCAGtgcccccacccccaaaaaaaaaaaattagtaataaAAGACACCTTGAGGCTTTATTGTTTTGGAATCAACTGCTGCTTCTGGAGCCATGGAATGATCGGAGCTGAAATCTGCACAGTATGAATCCAGCCTATTAGATCCCGAATCCCGATTAGAACCAAcagaagaaaaacataaatgacTGACTTAAGAAATAGGACAGGTATCCAAAATCAACGTTGCCAGAAGCAATTACAGCACTTTGGCTACTATCCTTCACACGACACTCTAGTTAGCTCTCAGACTAGGAGAAAATGTAATCCATGTCATCATCCAGTAATGGGTTAATTTCAATCTAAATTCACTTGGTCATTCGTCAATGTAATGCTTTGCTAATTAATTGAAAAGTCTATTTAATGTCAAGCTGATACAGATAACAGATGTAACCAACCCCAATAACACAATAACAAAAACTCCAAACAAACGACCTAAACTTAGGATCAGACCTAATAATGAACAGAAACTGAAACAATACTTGAAAACTAGGTCAACAAGAGAAAACGTGTAACTAACTTAACCTTGTCCCAGAAAGGGCTGAAATTAGGAAGGTAGGCAGTACGATGTCCAATAAAACCCCATAATAGCTGACTGAACTAATGGCAGAATACTGAGATACGTTTCTTCTTAAAACTAGGGCAGAATTAGGGCTTAAACTGGAGCTTTTTAATAACACCAATCACAGGTCTCTGCTGGCCTTGATCTCCTGGTCGAGTGTCCTATCTGGGGTGCCAAATAAAACCTCCAAAGATGACCTGAAGCTAGTCAAGGATAATAACCCTTCCCACCCTACATGGTAGTAAACTTGTTGTAGAGGACATCTTAAATTTCGTTGTCCATAGGGGTTACAAATTGAAGGAGTTGTAGTGCATGCTCAGTATTCATCTCATCGATATGGTGTCCCACGCAAAGAGTGAAGTCAACCAGAAAACGTTGCTAATCTTCATGTCCGGTGGCAACTCTAACATGTATGCATTTGGACCAATGCACTTCAGCACTTCGTATAGTCCCATCTTCCGAGGGTGTAACTTGTGGTTGGTACCTGGAGGGAAATGTTCAGGAGTGATTCAAACCATTACCATATCAACTGGTTGAAAATCCACGTAACAACGATACTGATTTGCAGTAGCGTGATAGCCATCATTACGAAATGTAATCCATGTCATTATCCATTAATGGGTTAATTTCAATCTAAATTCACTTGGTCATTCGTCAATGTAATGCTTCGCTAATTAATTGAAAAGTCTATTTAATGTCAAGCTGATACAGATGTAACCAACCCCAATAACACAATAACAAAAAGTCCAAACAAACCACCTACACTTAGGATCAGACCTAATAATGAACGGAAGCTGAAACAATACTTGAAAATTAGGTCAACAAGAGAAACGTGTAACTAACTAAACCTGACCCAGAAAGGGCTGAAATTAGGAAGGAAGGTAGGATGATGTCAATAAAACCGCATAATAGCTGCCTGAACTGATGGCAGAATACTGAGATATGTTTCTTCTTAAAACTAGGGCAGAATTAGGGCTTAAACTGGAGATTTTTAATAACACCAATCACAGACCTCTGCTGGCCTTGATCTCCTGGTCGAGTGTCCTATCTggggcatagttgtcaaggcgacgactaggcgtctaggctgtttgcctggggcctagacgacaatcgccttattgcactgcatgccgccttgtgttttgacacttatttatgccaaatatcatttaagtaaatgcttcatttacttaagatattattcataaataagaaaatacccccctatttgaatccaataaaaatagtttaaaaatcaaattccagaaagataaaaagtcaacccccccccagtccaagaagaaaaactgaattttggttataggggtgattttcaactttcaaatgctggagtttttctcaattatgaaaattttataaattctatcatattaaaacattgctaaaaaccaaaagtccggtaaaataattttttgttttgaaatccataaaattattttcattcaggcgattttaacagcattcgagcacttaaaaataagtttgaccggagcataactttgtcattacaactcagatttaagtaatcttagacttgctggaaagttggttttatattataactgatacaaaaagtctaatgtaaaaataatatcatttgaccagtcaaacttattatagaaccagagcaattctcaaaattttgattttttataacttaatatgacttaatgttaattttttatgatttaatatggctaaatgttgatttttaatgacttgatgttgtttaatcttgattttttatgataaaaggtatatatagcttcctaaataatgttagaaaatagggaaaataaaaaataacaattggtcgccttgttctcctcaaggcgtgcgccttctcgcctaagcacttagacaaccctccaccgccttggttctccttggtgccgtgacaactatgatctggGGTGCCAAACAAAACCTCCAAAGATGACTTGGAGCAAGTCAAGGATAATAATCCCTCCCACCCTACATGGTAGTAAACTTGTTGTCCAGGACATCTTAAATTTCATTGTCCATAAGAGTTACAAATTGAAGTTGTAGTGTATGCTCGGTATTCATCTCATCGATACGATGTCCCACGTAAAGAGTGAAGTCAACCACATCGAAAACGTTGCTAATCTTCATGTTCGGTGGCAACTCTAACATGTATGCATTTGGACCAATGCACTTCAGCACTTTGTATAATCCCAtcttctgaggatgtaacttgTGGTTGGTACCTGGAAGAAAATGTTCGGGAGTGATTCGAACCATTACCATATCACCTGGTTGAAAATCCACGTAACAACGATACTGATTTGCAGTAGCTTGATAGCCTTCATTGCTAATGGCAATACACTTTCGAACATCTGTATGAACCACCGTAATGTGCCGTGAGACTCATCCGCTTGGAACTTGTGCATAAGGGGGTAATGGAACCAAGTCCACAGGTCTTCGTGGTTGAAGACCAAACACTCTCAAAAGGAGTACATCCGGTGGTGTGGTTGACGTAACTATTATATGAAAACTTAGCAATATCAAGAATTGAAGGCCATGTCCTCTCGTGATCACGAACAAGATATTGAAGAAAGTTACCCACGGTTCGATTCACCACTTCCGTCTGACCCTATTTGGGGATAAAATGTCATGGAGAACTTCAACTTAAAATTTGTCTTCATCCATAGAGTCTTCCAGAAGTAGATAACAAGCTTCACATCACGATTGCAAACTATGGATTCTGGAAATCAGTGGATACGTACAACCTCCTTGAAGAAGATCTTGGCAATATGACTCGCATCAAATGTCTTCCAAAGAGGTACAAAATGAGCCATTTTAGAGAACTTGTCCACCACCACAAATATGGAGTCGGTGCCACTCACATGTCGATGGTAAACCAAGGACGAAGTCCATACTAATATGCTACCAAGGTGCATGAGTAAAATGCATATTACTAATAAAGGTAATAGTTGCTATGGTCCTTGGTTTTAATTCCATTTCTGCACCCACCTTTTGCATTATGGACAATTTGCTATTCTAGGATGTATGCACCTTAGGTTGATTAACGAAGCTTAAGAGGAGAGGCCCAGGATCTTAGTGGTGCCTGCATTTTTTCGATTTCCCTCACTTTACCCCTCCCTCCCAATGACCAGACCGCCATGCCCTCCTCTTCTTTGGCATCCTCTACCGCCGGCCGCGCTAGCCTCCCCGCTTCCCCactcctccctccctcctttgCTCCTCCTGATGACACTGAATCTATCCCCTCCTCTTCCCAGCCTTCAGTCCTTCCCCTCAACCCCTCTCTGCCTCCCTCCTCCCCACCCTTCCCCAGGCCCCCCTCTTCCTTCCCTAAACCTTAGGTCTCCATTGCTCGTTCCTCTCCCTCCCCATCCAGAGTTGGCCTTCCTCTAGTGGTCGTACCTCCATCCATCATTGACAACAAGAAAGTAGGTATCTATTCCTCAGGTCTCCTCGAACCAGACACTGAAAAATGGAAGCTATGTATTATGGGTCATTTTATGGGTAGCAGGCCCCCCCTTCAACATTGTTCAAGCTTCCCTTTCGAAGTATGGCGGCTCCTTGGTCATATGCAAACCTTTATGCTAAACAATGGCATATTCCTATTCAACTTCTCTTATGATACTGATATGTTGCGTGCCCTTAAAGATGGTCCTTGGTGGGTAGGAAATAAATTAGTCTTCCTCAGGAAATGGGATCCTTTCACAAATCTAAGCAAAGTCGACTTCAAATATGCCCCCATTGGTATCACCCTACCTAACTTAACCCATGCactattggggtgaaaagggtCTGAGTATCGTCTATTCAGTTATTGGGAAAACCTCTTTTCTCCGACCACCAACCAAAGCTGATGGACAGGTTGGGCTTTGCCAGGATCTGTGTCAACTTATCTGCTGAAGAACACCCATCCTCAATCACAATAATCTAAGAAAACGGATTCTCGTTCATCGAACCAGTGCACTATGATTGGCTGCTGCCCTATTGGACTTCCTACAAGTCTTTTGGCCACCACTCTAGGGCCAACGCTCCTGCTTCTGCTCCTGCTAGTTCAACGGACCCCCCAGAGGAAACCACCTTTGAAGATCCCATACCTGCGAAATCTGgtcaaccagaaaaaaaaaggcaccaCCTTCGCCGAAGCCGCAGCCCGTGCCTCTCCCAGGCTCCTCTGATCATGCACCTGCTTTTGCATCTACCAACGAACCACTGCTTGGTCCTGTGGTCCTTCTTCCCCAAACTAAATGTCTGGACGAGTTCTCCATCCCCAGCTCTCTGGGTGCCTCTGCCTCTGACACTGAAGCTTCCACGTCATCGGGTTCATCTGACTCCAATGTTGACCCATCATCCCCTTGAGACTCCGATTCCTAGTCAGACTGCTGCTCTAGAGAGGATTCCCCATCCTATAAAGTTACCTCCTTGACTGCTGAACCTGAACCCTTACCCCCTTTAACGAATAAAACCTCCACCGACAcccctttttcctcttctaaCCCTCCCTCCTCTGAAACCAACGTGTTAGTTCTGTCCACCGACTCTGATCCTCTCTCCTCCGTCTCCTTTCAAAGCTACCTTGTCCTCCCTCATCTCTTACTTTATTAGCACATTCGACCTCTCAGacccatctctcttcttctatccCCCCCTCCCTCTAGCCCAGCCTCCCTCCTCGGCCCAGTCCAGTTCTCTCAACTCTTTTAATTCCGGCCCACCCCTCCCCCTTGGCCCACCCCTCCTTGGCCCACTCTTGCAACCCAACACTTACCCTAAACTTCAACCCTTTAACCCAATTGCCTTCCTCCTAGACCTCCTCCTCCGACCTGACTACCTCTTCTCCTTCACCCAACAGATTATTTCATGACTCCGACCACCTCATCGCATCGCGAGCTCCCCTCGCCTCCATTAACGCTGCCCCGGCTATCCTGCAAGCCTCTCTCATGGCTGTCGGAGCTCCCTCGAATGCCTCTCTAACCACACCTGCTCCGCAAGCTCCCCTCGTCCCTACTGTCGTCGTCCTATTTCGGTTGCGAGCTCTTCTCGCCCCTAAAGATGAAGACCATGTTGTTGCTACTGCCACATGTGTTCCGTGAGTCCCTCTCGCCTCTGCTAGAGTCACCCCGACCCTTCTCCTTGCCATGTCTGCAATCCTCCAAGCTTCCCTCGCCTCTGCGgcagctccccccccccccatttggCCCCATCTCCGACACCATTGGCCCTCTGCCAGGCGCTCTACAAGTTTTAAGTGAATCGATGGGAATCTCCTCTCCCCCGTGAAGGTCTCCAACTGTCCCAGCTACCTCCGGTCACTATTAGCACGCCTGCTACCACTTCTACGGCTCATACAAACCACTTTCCTCTTGGTTATGGGAACGGCCATCCTCCCTCTACTTCGGCAAccccctccaccaccaccaaccgCCACCGCTTAGCCCCTCCTGCTCCCCCCAAACCGAAGTTGCCTCCCAAATCCTTAAGGCCTCCTGCAGCCTTTAAGCTCAGGCTGCAGTTAACTGCCACCAAGCCCTCGTTGTCTAGCCCTGCGCAGCCTTCCCCTATATAATAATACCACCGCCACAAGATCTCTTCTGCTACTGGCCAACGGCGATCCTCCTCTAGCTCTCTTGAGCTTCTGACCCTATCCCCCATTAATTCCAAATGACCCCTAGTCTATTTGGAATGTCCAAGGCCTCAACTCCTTGGCAAAGCATGCCACCATCCGATCTCTTATTATATCTTCTCATGCCCCCCACTGTTGTTTTCTGGAAACTAGTGTCCTTGAGCCCaatgcttctcgcactatctctTCTATAGCCCCGACTTGGTCCTTCCTAATCCTCCTTGCAAACTATGTAAATTGCCCCAATGGCCAGATCTAGATCTTGTGGAACTCCCTCCTTCTCCACATCACTTCCCCTGCATCCTCCCAATCTAtccatctctctatctctaacATTCATGGTGCTAAATGTTGCTTCCTCACCATTGTCTATGCCCTCAACTGTGCCTCTGAGAGACTTCCCCTGTGGAATGACCTCtgttccttctcctcttctattgATCCCCTGCCCTAGGGGATTGTTGGCAACTTCAATGTGGTCAGATTCGATCATGAAAAAATTAGGGGTGACCCCATTAACCTCCATTCTGTTGAGGACTTCAATAATTTCCTTGAGGATATTAGCATGAATAACCTTCATTCGTCCAGCGCCAAGCTCACTTGGCATAACCGCAGGGGTAATGCCGATCGGTTGCTTGCAAGCTTAACAGAGCCCTCATCAACTAAGCCTAGTAggcttctctcccttcttctcgtGCCACTTTTGACCCTCCTAACATCTCTGACCATTGTCCCATCTCTCTCCTACTTTAACCTTCCACCTCCTTCAGACCCAAACCATTTGACATCTGGACCCTCCACACTGATTTTTTCCCTCTCATCCATAAAGCCTAGAACACCCCTATTCATGCCTTCTCCTCCCCTCTCATCTCCTCCAAAAAGCTTAAAAATGTCAAGGCTGCCCTCAGGTTTGGAGCTCCATATGCTTTAGCAACATCTCTGACAGAACTTCCTCTTGTGAGGTCAGACTTGAAGCTATCCAAGCAAGGCTCCAATTTGAACTTCACAATCTAGCCCTCGCCAATGAGGAAAAGTCTCTTTCCCTTGAGCTCTCCCTCATCTTGTCCCAAAAAGAGAGTTTCCTCATGCAGAAATCCCGCATCAAGTGGTTGGAGCTAAGAGACTCCAATTCCGCTTTTTTCCACCGATCCATCAAAGGTCGGATCAATGC of Macadamia integrifolia cultivar HAES 741 unplaced genomic scaffold, SCU_Mint_v3 scaffold90, whole genome shotgun sequence contains these proteins:
- the LOC122070379 gene encoding acetyl-CoA acetyltransferase, cytosolic 1-like isoform X1 codes for the protein MAPEAAVDSKTIKPQDVCVVGVARTPMGGFLGSLSSLSATKLGSIAIECALKRANVDPSLVQEVFFGNVLSANLGQAPARQAALGAGLLKSVICTTINKVCSSGMKATMLAAQSIQLGINDVVVAGGMESMSNAPKYLAESRKGSRLGHDTIVDGMLKDGLWDVYNDFGMGVCAEICADQHTITRNEQDLYAIQSFERGIAAQNSGALSWEIVPVEVSAGRGKPFIIVNMDEGLGKFDPVKLGKLRPSFKEDGGTVTAGNASSISDGAAALVLVSGEMALKLGLQVIAKIKGYADAAQAPELFTTAPALAIPKAISNAGLEASQIDYYEINEAFSVVALANQKLLGLNPERVNVHGGAVSLGHPLGCSGARILVTLLGLRGNSDAGDEAEKWEIWSCWYLQWGRRGICPCS
- the LOC122070379 gene encoding probable acetyl-CoA acetyltransferase, cytosolic 2 isoform X2, whose protein sequence is MAPEAAVDSKTIKPQDVCVVGVARTPMGGFLGSLSSLSATKLGSIAIECALKRANVDPSLVQEVFFGNVLSANLGQAPARQAALGAGLLKSVICTTINKVCSSGMKATMLAAQSIQLGINDVVVAGGMESMSNAPKYLAESRKGSRLGHDTIVDGMLKDGLWDVYNDFGMGVCAEICADQHTITRNEQDLYAIQSFERGIAAQNSGALSWEIVPVEVSAGRGKPFIIVNMDEGLGKFDPVKLGKLRPSFKEDGGTVTAGNASSISDGAAALVLVSGEMALKLGLQVIAKIKGYADAAQAPELFTTAPALAIPKAISNAGLEASQIDYYEINEAFSVVALANQKLLGLNPERVNVHGGAVSLGHPLGCSGARILVTLLGVMRQKNGKYGVAGICNGGGGASALVLELM